A genomic stretch from Bradyrhizobium quebecense includes:
- a CDS encoding histidine phosphatase family protein translates to MDHETRLWLIRHAPVDGPRGVIHAPDAPADLGDAAAFAALQAKLPADAFAVCSPARRTSATAAKLGLTATADDAFREQDFGDWTGRRHSEIEAELGAEAYRAFWNSPGTNRPPRGESFADQIARARTGLARLPAGDAVLVVHSGTIRAILAIALELAPELALRFVIDPLSLTRIDRLAGSWRVVAVNGR, encoded by the coding sequence TCACGAAACGCGTCTCTGGCTGATCCGCCACGCACCGGTCGACGGTCCGCGCGGCGTGATCCATGCGCCGGATGCGCCCGCGGACCTCGGCGATGCCGCGGCCTTTGCAGCGTTGCAGGCGAAGCTGCCGGCTGACGCTTTCGCGGTCTGCAGTCCGGCGCGGCGCACCAGCGCGACCGCAGCAAAGCTCGGCCTGACGGCAACGGCGGATGATGCCTTTCGCGAGCAGGATTTTGGCGACTGGACCGGCCGGCGCCACAGCGAGATCGAGGCCGAGCTCGGCGCGGAGGCCTATCGCGCGTTCTGGAATTCACCGGGGACCAACCGGCCGCCGCGCGGTGAAAGCTTCGCCGATCAGATCGCGCGCGCACGGACAGGGTTGGCGCGCCTGCCGGCCGGCGACGCCGTGCTGGTCGTGCATTCCGGCACCATCCGCGCGATCCTCGCAATCGCGCTCGAGCTCGCGCCGGAATTGGCGCTGCGCTTCGTCATCGATCCGCTGTCGCTGACGCGGATCGACCGGCTGGCTGGCAGCTGGCGCGTTGTCGCGGTGAATGGGCGGTAG
- a CDS encoding SDR family NAD(P)-dependent oxidoreductase — MNSASPKVALVTGAARGIGLAAAKRFLADGWRVALLDIEGELLRAAVAALKQPDTTLALTCDVSDAAGVAAAIAAITDRFGRLDALVNNAGIAVFTPVLETSDADWNRIMAVNLTGPFLCTKAAAPVMREHGGGAIVNITSISAVRASTLRSAYGTSKAGLAHLTKQLAVELASLGIRVNGVAPGPVETAMAKAVHTPEICADYHDAIPLNRYGLEEELAEAIFFLCSDRASYITGQILAVDGGFDAAGIGLPTLRGQRRNG, encoded by the coding sequence ATGAATTCCGCTTCCCCCAAAGTCGCACTCGTGACCGGCGCCGCGCGCGGCATCGGGCTTGCCGCAGCGAAGCGCTTTCTCGCCGACGGCTGGCGCGTCGCGCTGCTCGACATCGAGGGCGAATTGCTGCGCGCCGCGGTCGCGGCATTGAAGCAGCCCGACACGACGCTGGCGCTGACCTGCGACGTATCGGATGCCGCTGGCGTGGCAGCGGCGATCGCGGCGATCACGGACCGATTCGGCCGGCTCGATGCGCTGGTCAACAACGCCGGCATCGCCGTGTTCACGCCGGTGCTGGAGACCTCCGACGCCGACTGGAACAGGATCATGGCGGTCAACCTCACCGGCCCGTTCCTGTGCACCAAGGCGGCCGCGCCCGTGATGCGCGAGCATGGCGGCGGCGCGATCGTCAACATCACCTCGATCTCGGCGGTGCGCGCCTCGACGCTGCGCTCGGCCTACGGCACCAGCAAGGCCGGCCTCGCGCATCTCACCAAGCAGCTCGCGGTCGAGCTCGCCTCGCTCGGCATCCGCGTCAACGGCGTCGCGCCCGGGCCGGTCGAGACCGCGATGGCCAAGGCCGTCCACACGCCGGAGATCTGCGCCGACTATCACGACGCCATTCCGCTCAACCGCTACGGGCTGGAAGAGGAGCTCGCGGAAGCCATCTTCTTCCTGTGCTCGGATCGCGCCAGCTACATCACCGGCCAGATCCTCGCCGTCGACGGCGGCTTCGACGCCGCCGGCATCGGCCTGCCGACGCTGCGCGGCCAGCGCCGGAATGGGTAG
- a CDS encoding methyl-accepting chemotaxis protein: MFSFSNKANIDNALAQAAAIGKSQAVIEFRLDGTIVTANENFLNAMGYSLDEIRGKHHSMFVEPAYRDSHDYRAFWASLNRGEFQAAQYKRIAKGGGEVWIQASYNPILDKNGKPVGVIKFATDITAQKIHSMEDAGKIAAIGRAQAVIEFNMDGTIVNANENFLGVMGYSLAEIQGKHHSMFMPPADRDSPAYRDFWARLNRGELETGEFKRLTKGAKEIWILASYNPILDDRGKPFKVVKFATDVTQQKLRAADNDGQIDAIGKSQAVIEFNMDGTIRTANPNFLAAMGYLLAEIQGKHHSMFVEPVEASSAGYREFWGALNRGEFQAAEYKRIAKGGREIWIQASYNPILDLNGKPYKVVKYATDITAQAIGRKKADSARGLIEAVAAGSEEMSASIREISETMTKSKQNAAVATGRVEAADGQAQKLNAAAQAMSGIVEMISSITGQINLLALNATIESARAGEAGRGFAVVASEVKSLANQAKQATDTISSEIDALNSIAAEVVTSLSEIKAAIAGVNEYITSTAAAVEEQSIVTQDMSTNMQRASAELAA, from the coding sequence ATGTTCAGTTTCAGCAACAAGGCAAACATCGACAATGCACTGGCGCAAGCCGCAGCGATCGGCAAATCGCAGGCGGTGATCGAGTTCAGGCTCGACGGCACCATCGTCACCGCCAACGAGAACTTCCTGAACGCGATGGGCTACTCGCTCGACGAGATCAGGGGCAAGCACCACAGCATGTTCGTCGAGCCGGCGTATCGCGACAGCCACGACTATCGCGCGTTCTGGGCGAGCCTGAATCGCGGCGAATTCCAGGCCGCGCAGTACAAGCGCATTGCCAAGGGCGGCGGCGAGGTCTGGATCCAGGCCTCCTACAACCCGATCCTGGACAAGAACGGCAAGCCGGTCGGCGTCATCAAGTTCGCCACCGACATCACCGCGCAGAAGATCCACAGCATGGAAGATGCCGGCAAGATCGCCGCGATCGGCCGCGCGCAGGCGGTGATCGAGTTCAACATGGACGGCACCATCGTCAATGCCAACGAGAACTTCCTCGGCGTGATGGGTTACTCGCTCGCCGAGATCCAGGGCAAGCATCACAGCATGTTCATGCCGCCGGCCGACCGCGACAGCCCGGCCTATCGCGATTTCTGGGCACGGCTGAACCGCGGCGAGCTCGAGACCGGCGAGTTCAAGCGCCTCACCAAGGGCGCCAAGGAGATCTGGATCCTCGCCAGCTACAATCCGATCCTCGACGACCGCGGCAAACCATTCAAGGTCGTCAAGTTCGCGACCGACGTCACGCAGCAGAAGCTGAGGGCCGCCGACAATGACGGCCAGATCGACGCGATCGGCAAGTCGCAAGCCGTGATCGAGTTCAACATGGACGGCACCATCCGCACCGCGAACCCGAACTTCCTCGCCGCGATGGGCTATCTGCTCGCCGAGATTCAGGGCAAGCATCACAGCATGTTCGTCGAGCCGGTCGAGGCGAGCTCGGCGGGCTACCGCGAGTTCTGGGGAGCGCTGAACCGCGGCGAGTTCCAGGCCGCCGAATACAAGCGCATCGCCAAGGGCGGCCGCGAGATCTGGATCCAGGCTTCCTACAACCCGATCCTCGATCTCAACGGCAAGCCCTACAAGGTGGTGAAATACGCCACCGACATCACCGCGCAGGCGATCGGCCGCAAGAAGGCCGACAGCGCGCGCGGCCTGATCGAGGCGGTCGCCGCCGGCAGCGAGGAGATGAGCGCCTCGATCCGCGAGATCTCGGAGACCATGACCAAGTCGAAGCAGAACGCCGCGGTCGCCACCGGCCGCGTCGAGGCTGCCGACGGACAGGCGCAGAAGCTCAATGCCGCAGCGCAGGCGATGAGCGGCATCGTGGAGATGATCTCGAGCATCACCGGCCAGATCAACCTGCTCGCGCTCAACGCCACGATCGAATCGGCGCGTGCGGGCGAAGCCGGACGCGGCTTCGCGGTGGTGGCCTCCGAGGTAAAGAGCCTCGCCAACCAGGCCAAGCAGGCGACCGACACGATCTCCTCGGAGATCGATGCGCTGAACTCGATCGCCGCCGAGGTGGTCACCTCGCTGTCCGAGATCAAGGCGGCGATCGCCGGCGTCAACGAATACATCACCTCCACCGCCGCCGCGGTCGAGGAGCAGAGCATCGTGACGCAGGACATGTCGACCAACATGCAGCGCGCCTCGGCCGAGCTCGCGGCGTAG
- a CDS encoding glutathione S-transferase family protein — translation MSLTLHYHPLSSFCWKALVALYENGAPFTPNMVNLGDPAERAALLALWPIGRFPVLRDEARGETVPESSIVIEYLDRHYPGTARLIPDDPELALQTRLRDRFLDLYVHLPLQRIVGDRLRPADSKDPRGVAEARAQLRTSYAILDQQLVHGGWMMGEQVSLADCAAAPALFYGNKVEPIGEGHPHLAAYLERLKARPSFARVLKEAEPYFGMFPKED, via the coding sequence ATGTCACTGACCCTGCATTACCACCCGCTGTCCTCGTTCTGCTGGAAGGCGCTGGTCGCGCTTTACGAGAACGGCGCGCCGTTCACGCCGAATATGGTCAATCTCGGCGATCCCGCCGAGCGAGCGGCGCTGCTCGCGCTGTGGCCGATCGGCCGCTTTCCCGTGCTGCGCGACGAGGCGCGCGGCGAGACGGTGCCTGAATCGAGCATCGTCATCGAATATCTCGACCGGCACTATCCCGGCACCGCCAGGTTGATTCCTGACGACCCGGAGCTTGCGTTGCAGACCCGGCTGCGCGACCGCTTCCTCGATCTCTATGTCCATCTGCCGTTGCAGAGGATCGTCGGCGACCGGCTGCGTCCGGCGGACAGCAAGGATCCGCGGGGTGTCGCCGAGGCGCGGGCCCAACTCCGCACCTCCTATGCGATCCTCGACCAGCAGCTCGTGCATGGGGGCTGGATGATGGGTGAGCAGGTCTCGCTGGCCGACTGCGCCGCCGCGCCGGCGCTGTTCTACGGCAACAAGGTCGAGCCGATCGGGGAGGGCCATCCGCATCTGGCGGCCTATCTCGAGCGGCTGAAGGCGCGGCCGTCCTTCGCGCGCGTCCTCAAGGAAGCCGAGCCCTATTTCGGCATGT